The sequence below is a genomic window from Aureispira sp. CCB-E.
AAGCCTCTATTTTTTGACCACGATCAAAGGCAAGTTTACCGGCTAAGAATTCGCTCTCGCCATAATTTCTATTTTGTTGGTCGCAACGCATGAAGGTTGGTAAATAGGCTATGGCTTGCTCTATATTTTTACCTTGGAGATACGCATGAATGATATTTTGAGCGATATAATAACTCTCTTGCCAGTTTTCTTTGGGGAGTGGGAGTAAGTCCCAAGCTTTTTCTAATAACTGCAAACTTGGGGTCGTATTTTCTTTGTCAAACACATGATAAGATTGTTGAATTAAATCATCAATTGTCTTAGCAAGTTCTTTTTCTAAAGAAGGCATATCATTTAATTGGAAAGAATTGTATAAAGATTAAAACTTCTTTTTACGAGAGATTACTCAAAACGTTACAATAAAAAAGATTCACCCTAAATAAGAGTGAATCTGTTATTGCACATTGTTGTGCTACCAAATACATAAAACAACAATGGCATGTAAATTTTGATCAGCTCCAACCACTTGAATAAACAAGTTGGGGTTGTTATACTACAAGGGTTAAGCGAACAAATGGGGCTAGGGAGAGAGTACTGAGGTTAGAAAATTACTGAACAGTAACAGAAAGTTGTTGTACCATTTCTTTGCCAAAACAGATGGTTTTGCCTCCAAAAACAGCCGAACTATAAGTGTAAGGAACGATTTGAACTAGATTGGTTCCATTGTCTAAGGTGCTCAACTCGTTTGCTGTGAATGTACAAGAAGTAGCGTTAGGTCCCATTGTCTTGTGTACTCCACCAACTAAAAATAGAACAGAATCGGCACCCGACACAGTGTTACAAGTTAGTGTATAGCCAGAAGATTTGGTAACGACATCGCCACTAGTAATTTCGGTAACAGTAGGAAAGTTATTGGTTGGCGTGTGAGTAAAGGCTGGATAGCCATTGTCTCCAGTTGCCTCCCATGAAACGCCATTAGACCAGTCAATACCTGTTGCTTGGGAGGCACTTGCTGTTGCAAGATAGGTTTCTCCTTGATAGTCCATTTTGGTACCGTTGACTTTTATGTCACCGATAGAAACACGAGTGGGAGTAGCAGCAGAAAGCCCGTTGGAAGTGAAAAAACCAACGCCTGTTCCAACTGTAATTTCAAAGGCTGGAACATTTGGAACAGATTGTTGTTTGGTGACTGATTTTACAGCCCACAATGCTCCATCAGCGTTAGGACAAGCATTTGGAGTAGCAGGTGTACCATTGTTGTTGTTGGTAGTAGGGGCAAAAGGATCTTTGATACAGGCGATAAATAGAACACTGATTGCCAAGAAAAAAAATACGTTCTTCATTTTAGGTAATTTTTGGTTGTAAATAGCATGCTTTATGTGGTAGCTTTGTGTGAGCTCGCATAGCTCGGTTCGTTGCTACTGTGTCGTGGTTTTAACGACCACGAAGTAGCAGCGCAACTAACTATTGTAAAAAGCAACTATTTAAAAGAATATGTAATTGGTATTTGTTATTACAAAGATATAGCAAGATGCACAACCAAAAAATAGGGCATTTGCCCCATTTTGATATTTACAAACGAATTTTTTAAAACTTGTGGAGATTATTGGGCACAAGTAGCCTTGTATCTAATCGTATATTTTGCCTTGGGGATTAATTTTGAAATGAGCTTTTTGAGCATCGACAAAATTATTAATAGTTGTTTTTTGACCTAATTCAATTTCACAAAAGGCTTGTAGCATCTGGTTGGCAGAAACACTAGGAGACATTCTTCCTACGCCTGTGCAAAAACCAGGAATACCAATAGAATTAATGGATGGATGGTTCTTAGCTGCAATCAAAGCAGCTTTCATCGCCAAATACGCATTGACAGAGGTAGCAATATTAAAACTCATGGGCACTCGCATTGTTGGAGCAGATATCAAATAAGGAATGTGAGCATCTCCTGTTTTTAAGGTAAGGGATTTGCCTACTAATAGTTCTCCTTCAGGTAATGCTTGGATTTCCTTTTGAAGTCTACGATGAAAATCCCACCCTAAACGGACTGAAATAGCGTAGTCAACTCCTCCGTCCATGAAGCCAAAGGAATTTGCAGGGCTTACTAGTGCATCGCATTTTATAGTTGTAATATCTCCTTCAAGTATTTGAACATTTTTAAACGAATCAAAGGCTATTTTCCAAGCCTCAATCATAAGTGGATTTTTATCAACAAATAGATAATTCATGAGTATTTTTAAAGTTTATAGAAATCTTTTTATATGGTTATTTATAATTCTACAGCAATCTTAAATAATAAAATTATTTCTAGCTTTTTGAACCGCTTCAAGTTTAGAATGCACTTGTAGCTTTTTGTAGATTCGTTCAATGTGATTGCGAACGGTTTTGGGAGAACGATTTAAATTAGTAGCAATTTTTGTATTAGAAAGACCATGACTGAGCTGTTCTAAAATTTCAACTTCTCGCTTGGTTAGTTTGATCTCTTCTTGATTAAAATTAGCTTTTTTTAGATTGGGGTTTCGCAATAGTTGCAAAGCTTTTTGAGCAATAACTGGTGTCATTGCAGCACCTCCATCTATGGTTTCCAAGATACTTTTGTGCAAATCAGAAGCATTGATTTCTTTTAACAAATAGCCGTTGGCACCTGCCTGTATGGCTTTAAAAATACTATCATAATCGTCTAAAACCGTTAACATAACAATCTTAATTTGTGGGTATTTCTTTTTGACATTAGCCGTTGCTTCAATGCCATTTATAATAGGCATTTCAATATCCATTAAGATCAAATCCAAGTGAAAGT
It includes:
- a CDS encoding macro domain-containing protein, whose product is MNYLFVDKNPLMIEAWKIAFDSFKNVQILEGDITTIKCDALVSPANSFGFMDGGVDYAISVRLGWDFHRRLQKEIQALPEGELLVGKSLTLKTGDAHIPYLISAPTMRVPMSFNIATSVNAYLAMKAALIAAKNHPSINSIGIPGFCTGVGRMSPSVSANQMLQAFCEIELGQKTTINNFVDAQKAHFKINPQGKIYD
- a CDS encoding response regulator transcription factor, with amino-acid sequence MPIQIAIAEDNIFLLQNIKEKLSFFDDLQVVTIATNGKELMEKLEGNFHLDLILMDIEMPIINGIEATANVKKKYPQIKIVMLTVLDDYDSIFKAIQAGANGYLLKEINASDLHKSILETIDGGAAMTPVIAQKALQLLRNPNLKKANFNQEEIKLTKREVEILEQLSHGLSNTKIATNLNRSPKTVRNHIERIYKKLQVHSKLEAVQKARNNFII